A window of Ictidomys tridecemlineatus isolate mIctTri1 chromosome 15, mIctTri1.hap1, whole genome shotgun sequence contains these coding sequences:
- the B3gnt8 gene encoding UDP-GlcNAc:betaGal beta-1,3-N-acetylglucosaminyltransferase 8 codes for MRCPKCLLCLSALLTLLGLKVYIEWTSESRLSKAYPGPRGTLSGPTSASTEPTLPANLSARLGQTGPLPSAYWNQQQWRLRALPSENSAEAGGCQAWGAAAAAEIPDFTSYPEDLRRFLLSAACRSFPQWLPEGSQVASCSDTNVPFLLLAVKSEPGRFAERQAVRETWGRPAPGIRRLFLLGSPVGEGGPDLRSLVAWESRRYNDLLLWDFLDVPYNRTLKDLLLLAWLGHHCPEVNFVLQAQDDAFVHMPALLDHLQALPPTWARSLYLGEVFTQAKPLRKPGGPFYVPGSFFEGGYPAYASGGGYVIAGRLAPWLLQAAARVAPFPFDDVYTGLCFRALGLVPRTHPGFLTAWPADRTTDPCTLRDLLLVRPLSPQDSIRLWRQLQELQPQC; via the coding sequence ATGCGCTGCCCCAAGTGTCTGCTCTGCCTGTCAGCATTGCTCACGCTCCTGGGCCTCAAAGTGTACATCGAGTGGACCTCCGAATCCCGGCTTAGCAAGGCCTACCCAGGACCCCGGGGTACACTGTCAGGCCCCACATCAGCCAGCACTGAGCCCACCCTGCCTGCCAACCTCTCAGCCCGCCTGGGCCAGACTGGCCCACTGCCTTCAGCTTATTGGAACCAGCAGCAGTGGCGGCTGAGAGCCCTGCCCAGTGAGAACAGTGCTGAGGCAGGGGGCTGCCAGGCTTggggagctgctgctgctgctgagatCCCAGACTTCACCTCCTACCCTGAGGACCTCCGTCGCTTCTTGCTGTCAGCAGCCTGCCGGAGCTTCCCACAGTGGCTGCCTGAAGGCAGCCAAGTAGCCAGCTGCTCAGACACTAACGTCCCCTTCCTGCTGTTGGCTGTCAAGTCGGAACCAGGACGCTTTGCAGAACGACAGGCCGTGAGGGAGACGTGGGGCCGTCCAGCTCCTGGGATTCGGAGGCTTTTCCTGCTGGGGTCCCCAGTGGGTGAGGGGGGGCCCGACCTGCGCTCACTGGTGGCCTGGGAGAGCCGTCGCTACAATGACCTGCTGCTCTGGGATTTCCTTGACGTCCCCTACAACCGGACGCTCAAAGACCTGCTGTTGCTGGCCTGGCTGGGCCACCACTGTCCGGAGGTGAATTTTGTCCTGCAAGCTCAGGACGATGCTTTTGTACACATGCCCGCCCTGCTGGATCACCTGCAGGCCCTACCGCCCACCTGGGCCCGAAGTCTCTACCTGGGTGAGGTCTTCACCCAGGCCAAGCCCCTCAGGAAGCCTGGGGGACCCTTCTATGTGCCCGGGTCCTTCTTTGAAGGTGGTTACCCAGCCTATGCGAGCGGGGGTGGCTACGTCATCGCGGGGCGCCTGGCTCCTTGGCTGCTGCAGGCGGCAGCCCGCGTGGCACCCTTCCCGTTCGATGATGTCTACACAGGCCTTTGCTTCCGAGCCCTGGGTCTAGTGCCACGGACACACCCAGGCTTCCTCACAGCCTGGCCGGCAGACCGCACCACAGACCCCTGTACACTCCGAGACCTGCTGCTGGTGCGGCCCCTCAGCCCCCAGGACAGCATTCGGCTCTGGAGACAGCTGCAGGAGCTGCAGCCGCAGTGCTGA